The window GTCAGAGAAAGTGATGCCGCACTTGGTCTCAGCAACACTTGGCATCAACATTGAATTTCCCTGCCAGCAGCTGCCATGGATATCATATTCACCGATAATGGGGGGGTAATTTGGAGAAAGCACACCGTCAACGTCGGCATGGGCTAGTATGCACTTGAACAGCCCGTTATGGCCGTTACCTGACCCCAGGTCGACGTAGGAAACCGAATTAGAGGCATGTCACGCTCACAACGGACAAGGGCACAAGAGCACGATAAGACAAACAGTGGTGGGCGTCCAGACAGAGGGTATCATATATCTGGCAACGTCTATGGGTTTCCCTGGACAGTTTCCTTAGCCCCGGCCGAATCAATCGGTCCCTACCAAGACGCCGCCATAGATGCGCAAGCATCGACAGGCGCAACTAGCATTCCATGTGGAATCACCTCCGAGAGACCTCCAATGTGGGTGTTTAGTGCAAAGCTTTGATTCGGTAGCAGTAAAGCTACCTAGCCGCATCGAAAAATCATTGACCTCGTAAACACCCCAAAACCCTAAAAGCAGATGACCCTGGGATGATGCAGTGTGCTGAGTGGAAGACCTTTTTTTAACCGCGCCGCTGGTGCCCTAGTACAACCGTCCCATTATCCTCGAAACGCCAATTTAAGCCTGCAAACCCTGTCAGCACTCAAAGCTCCTCATAGATTACTGACATATCCCACGGTTCCTTCATACCTTGACGGCGAACTTCCGCTGGGGGAAGTGAGTCTGGcgcttcttggtcttctcaAGAGTTCTGGAGGCGTCCTCGGGAGAaagacggcggcggatgGCACGAGTCTGCTTGGCGCggaggtcgagggggaggtacttcttgttcttgtagAAGAGGCGGAGCTGAGCGCGTTGcttggcgttgatgatggtcaGAACGCGGGCAATCGACTTGCGGAGATCGTGGCTATTCATCCATCACACATGTCAGCCCATCTTGTCCTCATTCGCCCTTTCCAACTCTCTCGGTATTTCGTCTCGGAGGTTCGTGGTGGCTCGGAAGTCGTCGGTAACGTACATCTTGGTAAGCTTGGTGCCGGAAGAAACGATCTTCTGGATGCGAAGCTGGCCCAACTCCGTCTTGAGCTCACCGAGCTGCTTGGTGAGCTCGTCCTTGTTCTTAGACC is drawn from Podospora pseudocomata strain CBS 415.72m chromosome 1 map unlocalized CBS415.72m_1, whole genome shotgun sequence and contains these coding sequences:
- the rpl35 gene encoding 60S ribosomal protein L35, L29 (EggNog:ENOG503P3ZG; BUSCO:EOG09265FTY; COG:J), which gives rise to MSSGKVKAGQLWSKNKDELTKQLGELKTELGQLRIQKIVSSGTKLTKIHDLRKSIARVLTIINAKQRAQLRLFYKNKKYLPLDLRAKQTRAIRRRLSPEDASRTLEKTKKRQTHFPQRKFAVKA